One Rosa chinensis cultivar Old Blush chromosome 5, RchiOBHm-V2, whole genome shotgun sequence genomic region harbors:
- the LOC112165072 gene encoding disease resistance-like protein DSC1 yields MASSSSSSPSRSPAHAFKYDVFLSFRGEDTRNTFTSHLHAALVRKKIKTYIDYELVRGEEIAPALLEAIEESQLSVVILSKDYASSTWCLDELAHILECKERHGQIVIPIFYRIDPSHVRHQRESYAAAFVQHEERFKNKVLKWRVALTKASKLAGFDSRNIGLESELVEFVVEDIVMKFSRECSSDLKGLVGIESRIQQLESLLCIDVEDVRVRTVGIWGMGGVGKTTLAGVVFNRLSSQFEASYFLADVRERSDKTRLYDLRNELFSNLLKDESLRIGTPSIGSTFIKKRLSRAKVLVVLDDVNDDSQLETLVGDQVQFGPGSRIIITTRDMHQLKVMQQLHKGADHDVVIYKATELNHEEALQLFHLNDSEEIRCGAEYTELGRMVVHYAAGIPLALKIWGSLFRRCKSTQERESFLKKLKRFPEKKLQNVYRISYDALGENEREIFLYIACFHKGEDVYRAKEQLDACGLFAEIGINILIDMSLISIKDKGWTEKTRYLWMHDLIQEMGWAIEREQHPAKPGKRSRLCTPDDICHVLEKNKGTERVQSISLNLSQITKLNLTPQAFKKTCNLKFLKLYGEDRSGHYYYPWKDCNVHFNLHDLEYLPDSLIYISWPLYTLKYLPSTFSAENLTELSMPGSQLQRLWDEGQKPRNLKRIDLSHSEQLVEVPDLSMSVNIERINLEGCGGLVEVPSYFENLHKLTSLHVSGCTNLSVLSDMPCNMVSLKLGKTAIEHLPSSIWSHEKLVRLNLDGCEGIKNLPDSIWKLYSLTYLVLSGTSIEELPSSIEGLSGLKYLELQGCKRFVSLPSCICKLKSLKTISLFGCSGFKNFPDMLEPMEHLENLNLGGTKFKELPCLIENVVGRKELVLPGCRSFETVPKSILPPSSVILWSPMSRLKLRNCTMVEEIPDCIFSLNRLSELDVGGTMIRSLPSTINQAPRLRGLVLKDCKRLESLPKLPYLLDWLDASDCKRLKTVSGLTTALTEGLDRRVPSVLHIFYNCVSLNENARRNIMDYAHLRNKATDAHLRNKATANHPELRYEVRCSGNEIPKWVSNQMEGCSIDITLPLRWSEDANFLGLAFCVVVDFHKTIHAGCGGESIFKTENGESHTYQFSNFASCGIQGDGDNSDHLVAWYDSLRKVRSTPYTNATRVSFQFYAGGSSFDRNARRMCLVKLKVKRCGVGFVYAEGPDRDAVRVQHVEATGSENSVASLETMFRKLSLN; encoded by the exons atggcttcttcttcttcttcttctccttctcgtTCTCCTGCGCATGCCTTTAAGTACGATGTCTTTCTTAGTTTCCGAGGCGAGGACACCCGCAATACTTTTACCAGTCATCTTCATGCCGCTTTAGTGCGgaagaaaatcaaaacctaCATCGATTATGAACTTGTGAGAGGAGAGGAAATTGCACCTGCCCTTCTCGAAGCAATAGAGGAATCACAACTTTCGGTGGTCATTTTGTCAAAAGACTATGCTTCTTCAACATGGTGCTTGGACGAACTTGCGCATATTTTGGAATGCAAGGAAAGACATGGACAGATTGTTATACCCATTTTTTACAGAATAGATCCTTCACATGTACGCCACCAGAGGGAGAGTTATGCAGCTGCATTTGTTCAACATGAAGAACGTTTCAAGAACAAGGTGCTCAAGTGGAGGGTTGCTTTGACAAAAGCATCCAAACTAGCTGGGTTTGATTCACGCAATATCGG CCTTGAATCCGAATTAGTTGAGTTTGTTGTCGAAGATATTGTGATGAAGTTCAGTCGCGAATGCTCAAGCGATTTAAAGGGTCTGGTTGGAATTGAAAGTCGCATCCAGCAACTCGAGTCATTGTTATGCATTGATGTAGAAGATGTTCGTGTTCGCACTGTTGGTATTTGGGGTATGGGTGGTGTTGGCAAGACCACCCTTGCTGGTGTTGTATTCAACCGACTGTCATCTCAATTTGAAGCTTCCTATTTCCTTGCTGATGTTCGGGAAAGATCAGACAAGACTAGACTATACGATTTGCGAAATGAACTTTTCAGCAACTTATTGAAGGATGAAAGTCTGAGGATCGGCACTCCATCTATAGGTTCAACTTTTATAAAAAAGAGGCTCTCCCGTGCAAAGGTCCTCGTTGTGCTTGATGATGTGAATGATGATAGCCAACTAGAAACTTTAGTTGGTGATCAGGTTCAATTTGGACCAGGAAGTAGAATCATTATAACAACTAGAGATATGCATCAACTTAAAGTGATGCAACAACTGCATAAAGGAGCTGACCATGATGTTGTAATATACAAGGCAACGGAACTAAATCATGAGGAAGCACTTCAGCTCTTCCACTTGAATGATTCTGAGGAAATCAGGTGCGGAGCAGAATATACCGAATTAGGGAGAATGGTGGTGCATTATGCTGCGGGAATTCCCTTAGCGCTTAAAATCTGGGGTTCCTTATTTCGTCGATGCAAGAGCACACAAGAACGGGAAAGTTTCTTGAAAAAGTTGAAAAGGTTTCCTGAAAAGAAACTTCAAAATGTGTATAGGATAAGTTATGATGCATTAGGAGAAAATGAGAGGGAGATATTTCTTTATATCGCGTGTTTTCACAAAGGGGAGGATGTATATAGAGCAAAAGAACAATTAGATGCATGTGGATTATTTGCGGAAATCGGAATCAACATTCTCATTGATATGTCTCTGATATCAATCAAAGACAAAGGGTGGACAGAAAAAACTCGTTACCTGTGGATGCATGATTTGATACAAGAAATGGGTTGGGCAATTGAGCGTGAACAACATCCTGCGAAGCCTGGAAAGCGCAGTAGGCTGTGTACCCCGGATGACATCTGTCATGTGTTGGAAAAGAATAAG GGGACTGAAAGAGTTCAAAGCATATCCCTAAACCTCTCTCAGATTACAAAGCTGAACTTGACTCCTCAAGCCTTCAAAAAGACGTGTAATCTAAAATTTCTAAAGTTATATGGTGAAGATCGCTCGGGCCACTACTACTACCCTTGGAAGGACTGCAATGTGCACTTTAATCTTCACGATCTTGAATATCTTCCTGATTCCCTTATATATATCAGCTGGCCTTTATACACTTTGAAATATTTGCCATCAACATTTTCTGCTGAGAATCTCACTGAGCTTTCTATGCCTGGTAGCCAactccagagactttgggatgAAGGCCAG AAGCCTAGGAACTTAAAACGCATCGATCTCAGTCATTCTGAGCAGCTGGTTGAAGTTCCAGATCTCTCTATGAGCGTAAACATCGAGAGGATAAACCTTGAAGGCTGTGGAGGGCTGGTTGAAGTTCCTTCCTATTTTGAAAATCTTCACAAGCTTACTTCATTGCATGTGAGTGGTTGCACGAATCTTAGTGTTCTATCAGATATGCCATGTAATATGGTCTCGTTGAAGTTAGGTAAGACTGCTATAGAGCACTTGCCTTCATCAATTTGGTCCCATGAAAAACTTGTTAGATTGAATCTTGATGGGTGCGAGGGCATTAAGAATCTTCCAGACAGTATTTGGAAGCTTTATTCCCTCACATATCTTGTGTTGTCTGGGACAAGTATAGAAGAATTGCCCTCGTCAATTGAGGGTCTCTCTGGGTTAAAATATCTTGAACTGCAAGGTTGCAAAAGGTTTGTCAGTCTCCCAAGCTGCATTTGTAAGTTGAAATCTCTTAAGACCATTTCTCTGTTTGGTTGCTCTGGCTTCAAAAACTTCCCTGACATGTTGGAGCCTATGGAACATCTGGAGAATCTTAATTTAGGAGGAACGAAATTCAAAGAGCTACCCTGTTTGATTGAAAACGTAGTTGGGCGGAAGGAATTAGTGTTACCTGGGTGTAGAAGCTTTGAGACTGTCCCAAAGAGCATCTTGCCTCCGTCGTCGGTCATTTTATGGTCTCCGATGAGTAGACTAAAACTCCGGAACTGCACAATGGTAGAAGAAATCCCTGATTGCATCTTTAGCCTAAACAGGTTATCTGAATTAGACGTGGGTGGAACCATGATTAGGAGCTTACCTTCAACCATCAATCAAGCACCTCGGCTGAGAGGATTAGTTCTAAAGGATTGCAAGCGCCTTGAATCTTTACCCAAACTCCCATATCTTCTAGACTGGTTAGATGCAAGTGACTGCAAGCGATTGAAGACAGTGTCTGGGTTAACGACTGCACTCACAGAAGGTTTGGATCGAAGAGTTCCTTCCGTGTTGCATATATTTTATAATTGCGTAAGTTTGAATGAGAATGCAAGGAGGAACATAATGGATTATGCACATCTTAGAAATAAGGCAACAGATGCACATCTTAGAAATAAGGCAACAGCTAATCATCCG GAACTTAGGTACGAAGTTAGATGCTCGGGAAATGAAATTCCAAAATGGGTGAGCAATCAAATGGAGGGATGTTCGATAGATATCACGCTTCCTCTACGTTGGTCTGAAGATGCAAACTTTTTGGGCTTAGCTTTCTGTGTTGTTGTTGACTTCCATAAAACAATACATGCGGGATGTGGGGGTGAATCCATTTTCAAAACCGAAAATGGTGAAAGCCACACCTATCAGTTTAGCAATTTTGCGAGCTGTGGGATCCAAGGGGATGGCGACAACTCAGATCACTTGGTGGCGTGGTACGATTCCCTTCGGAAGGTGAGGTCCACTCCTTATACCAATGCCACTCGAGTCTCTTTTCAGTTCTATGCAGGCGGATCGTCTTTCGATCGCAATGCACGCCGTATGTGTCTAGTTAAATTGAAGGTGAAAAGGTGTGGGGTGGGCTTTGTGTATGCTGAAGGTCCAGACCGAGATGCTGTGAGAGTTCAGCATGTTGAAGCTACCGGAAGTGAGAATTCAGTTGCCTCTCTTGAAACCATGTTTCGAAAACTGTCATTAAATTAG
- the LOC121049418 gene encoding 40S ribosomal protein S14-like, whose amino-acid sequence MRYRARATMVPHIAAVDFLLTETYRVPRVITGGMKVKADRDESSPYAAMLAAQDVSTRCKELGTAALHIKLRATGGNKTKTPGPGAQSALRALARSGMRIGRIGNFSNF is encoded by the exons ATGCGGTACCGCGCTCGGGCCACCATGGTCCCGCACATTGCGGCGGTCGACTTTCTGTTGACTGAGACGTACAGAGTCCCAAGGGTTATCACTG GTGGTATGAAGGTGAAAGCCGATAGAGATGAGTCTTCCCCATACGCAGCTATGCTTGCAGCACAGGATGTTTCTACAAGATGCAAG GAATTGGGTACCGCTGCTCTTCACATTAAGCTGCGGGCAACTGGTGGCAACAAAACTAAGACACCTGGCCCTGGTGCCCAGTCTGCGCTCCGTGCTCTTGCTCGTTCTGGAATGAGAATTGGTCGTATAGgtaacttttcaaatttttaa
- the LOC121048851 gene encoding disease resistance-like protein DSC1, whose translation MASPPPPPLAHAFKYDVFLSFRGEDTRDTFTSHFHAALVRKKIKTYIDYELVRGDEIAPALLDAIEESKLSVVILSQDYASSTWCLDELSHILECKERYQQLVIPLFYRVDPSHVRHQRESYADAFVQHEERFKNTPHKVLKWRDALTKVSILAGFDSRNIGLDSELVQLVVKDILMKLNREGSSNLTGLVGIESRIQTLESLLCIVPQDVRVRTVGIWGMGGIGKTTLADAVFNRLSSQYEASCFLANVRERAEKHGLYYLRNELLCNLLKDESLGISTPSIGSTFIKKRLSRAKVLVVLDDVNDVSQLDVLVGDQFQFGPGSRIIITTRDVHQLREMQQLQKGADHDVKIYKAEELDRDEALQLFHLNNSEEISCRADYSVLLRMVDYAAGIPLALKIWGSLFRRCKSTQERESFLKKLKRFPEKKLQNVYRISYDALGENEREIFLYIACFHRGEDVYRAKEQLDACGLFADSGINVLIDMSLISIKDKEWTGQEEKTRYLWMHDVIQEMGWAVEHEQHPTKPGKRSRLCIPEDICRVLENNKGTEKVQSISLNLSQISKLNLTPQAFKKMCNLKFLKLYGEDRRGHYYCYPRKDCNVHFNQDLEYLPDSLIYLSWPAYTSKYLPSTFSAENLTELSMPGSQLQRLWNVDQKPRNLKRIDLSHSKQLVGVPDLSMSVNIERINLEGCERLAEIPSYFENLHKLTWLNVSSCTNLSVLSDMPCNMVSLKLGWTAIEDLPSSIWSHEKLVELNLYGCEGIKKLPNSIWKLYSLTSLVLCGTSIEGLPPSIECLSGLECLDLNSCRKFVSLPTSICKLKSLKTFCLIGCSSFENFPEILEPMERLCHLFLGGTKFKELPSLIENIVGRKEPGNTGCRSFESVPNSILPPSLVILWSSMNMLDLSDCTMLEEIPDCIFSLNSLFRLDASGTMIRSIPSTISQASQLRVLFVKDCKRLEYLPKLPYLLQLIDASGCKRLKTVSGFTTALTEGLDERGPCTLNTFYYNCVSLDENARRNIMDDAHLRNRATDDYPFFVYEVSCPGNEIPKWVSNQMEGSSIDIKFPLHWSEDANFLGLAFYVVVDFHKASNPVCAAEFILETENGEDHAILISQNQSHCLHYDDDNSDHLVAWYNSLVMMRFPPYATQASFYFYVHEEQQCSVEYLVKRCGVGLVYAQG comes from the exons AtggcttctcctcctcctcctcctcttgcgCATGCCTTTAAGTATGATGTCTTTCTTAGTTTCCGAGGCGAGGATACCCGCGATACTTTTACCAGTCATTTTCATGCCGCTTTAGTGCGgaagaaaatcaaaacctaCATAGATTACGAACTGGTGAGAGGAGATGAAATTGCACCGGCCCTTCTGGATGCAATAGAGGAATCAAAGCTTTCAGTGGTCATTTTGTCACAAGACTATGCTTCTTCAACCTGGTGCTTGGACGAACTGTCGCATATTTtggaatgcaaggaaagatATCAACAATTGGTTATACCCCTTTTTTACAGAGTAGATCCATCACATGTACGACACCAGAGGGAGAGTTATGCTGATGCATTTGTTCAACATGAAGAACGTTTCAAGAACACTCCACACAAGGTGCTCAAGTGGAGGGATGCTTTAACAAAAGTATCTATACTAGCTGGGTTTGATTCACGCAACATCGG ACTTGATTCCGAACTAGTTCAGTTAGTCGTCAAAGATATTTTGATGAAGTTGAATCGAGAAGGCTCAAGCAATTTGACAGGCCTGGTTGGAATTGAAAGTCGCATCCAGACACTTGAGTCATTGTTATGCATTGTTCCACAAGATGTTCGTGTTCGCACCGTAGGAATTTGGGGCATGGGTGGTATAGGCAAGACCACCCTTGCTGACGCTGTATTCAACCGACTCTCATCTCAATATGAAGCTTCATGTTTTCTTGCAAATGTTAGGGAAAGAGCAGAAAAACATGGACTATACTATTTGCGAAATGAACTTCTTTGCAATTTATTGAAGGATGAAAGTCTAGGGATCAGCACTCCATCAATAGGATCAACTTTTATCAAAAAGAGGCTCTCTCGTGCAAAGGTTCTCgttgttcttgatgatgtaAATGATGTAAGCCAATTAGACGTCTTAGTTGGTGATCAGTTTCAATTTGGACCAGGAAGTAGAATCATAATAACAACTAGAGATGTGCACCAACTTAGAGAGATGCAACAACTGCAGAAAGGGGCAGACCATGATGTTAAAATATACAAGGCAGAGGAACTAGATCGTGATGAAGCACTTCAGCTCTTCCACTTGAATAATTCCGAAGAAATCAGCTGCAGAGCAGATTATTCCGTATTACTAAGAATGGTGGATTATGCTGCTGGAATTCCCTTGGCCCTTAAAATCTGGGGTTCCTTATTTCGACGATGCAAGAGCACACAAGAACGGGAAAGTTTCTTGAAAAAGTTGAAAAGGTTTCCTGAAAAGAAACTTCAAAACGTGTATAGGATAAGTTATGATGCATTAGGAGAGAATGAGAGGGAGATATTTCTTTATATCGCGTGCTTTCACAGAGGAGAGGATGTATATAGAGCAAAAGAACAATTAGATGCATGTGGATTATTTGCGGATAGTGGAATCAACGTTCTCATTGATATGTCTCTGATATCAATCAAAGACAAAGAGTGGACTGGccaagaagaaaaaactcgTTACCTGTGGATGCATGATGTGATACAAGAAATGGGATGGGCAGTTGAGCATGAACAACATCCTACGAAGCCTGGAAAGCGCAGTAGGCTGTGTATCCCGGAGGACATCTGTCGTGTGTTAGAAAACAATAAG GGGACTGAAAAAGTTCAAAGCATATCCCTAAACCTCTCTCAGATTTCAAAGCTAAACTTGACTCCTCAAGCCTTCAAAAAGATGTGTAATCTAAAATTTCTAAAGTTATATGGTGAAGATCGCAGGGGCCACTACTACTGCTACCCTAGGAAGGATTGCAATGTGCACTTTAATCAGGATCTTGAATATCTTCCTGACTCCCTTATCTATCTCAGCTGGCCTGCATACACTTCGAAATATTTGCCATCAACATTTTCTGCAGAGAATCTTACTGAGCTTTCTATGCCTGGTAGCCAACTCCAGAGACTCTGGAATGTAGACCAG AAGCCTAGGAACTTAAAACGCATCGATCTCAGTCACTCCAAGCAACTGGTTGGAGTTCCAGATCTCTCTATGAGCGTAAACATTGAGAGGATAAACCTTGAAGGCTGTGAAAGGCTGGCTGAAATTCCTTCCTATTTTGAAAATcttcacaagcttacttggttGAATGTGAGTAGTTGCACGAATCTTAGTGTTCTTTCAGATATGCCCTGCAATATGGTTTCGTTGAAGTTAGGTTGGACTGCAATAGAAGACTTGCCTTCATCAATTTGGTCTCACGAAAAACTTGTTGAATTGAATCTTTATGGGTGCGAGGGGATTAAGAAACTTCCAAACAGCATTTGGAAGCTGTATTCCCTCACATCTCTTGTGTTGTGCGGGACAAGTATAGAAGGATTGCCCCCGTCAATCGAGTGTCTCTCCGGATTAGAATGTCTTGACCTGAATAGTTGCCGAAAGTTTGTCAGTCTCCCAACCAGCATTTGCAAGTTGAAATCGCTTAAGACCTTTTGTCTTATTGGATGCTCTAGCTTCGAAAACTTCCCTGAGATCTTGGAGCCTATGGAGCGTCTGTGCCATCTTTTTTTAGGAGGAACGAAATTCAAAGAGCTGCCCTCTTTGATTGAAAACATAGTTGGGCGGAAGGAACCAGGTAACACTGGGTGTAGAAGCTTTGAGTCTGTCCCAAACAGCATCTTGCCTCCGTCCTTGGTCATTTTATGGTCTTCGATGAATATGCTAGACCTCAGTGACTGCACAATGTTAGAAGAAATCCCTGATTGCATCTTTAGCCTAAACAGCTTATTTCGATTAGATGCGAGTGGAACCATGATTAGGAGCATACCTTCAACCATCAGTCAAGCATCTCAGCTCAGGGTATTATTTGTAAAGGATTGCAAGCGCCTTGAATATTTACCCAAGCTCCCATATCTTCTACAATTGATAGATGCAAGTGGCTGCAAGAGATTGAAGACAGTGTCTGGATTCACGACTGCACTCACAGAAGGTTTGGATGAAAGAGGTCCCTGCACGTTGAATACATTTTATTATAATTGCGTAAGTTTGGATGAGAATGCAAGGAGGAACATAATGGATGATGCACATCTTAGAAATAGAGCAACAGATGACTATCCA TTTTTTGTGTACGAAGTTAGTTGTCCGGGAAATGAAATTCCAAAATGGGTCAGCAATCAAATGGAGGGATCTTCGATAGATATAAAGTTTCCTCTACATTGGTCTGAGGATGCAAACTTTTTGGGTTTAGCTTTCTATGTTGTTGTTGACTTCCATAAAGCAAGCAATCCGGTCTGTGCGGCTGAATTCATTCTCGAaaccgaaaatggtgaagaccATGCTATTCTGATTAGCCAGAATCAGAGCCATTGTCTACATTATGATGACGACAACTCAGATCACCTGGTAGCGTGGTACAATTCCCTGGTAATGATGAGGTTCCCCCCTTATGCCACTCAAGCCTCTTTTTATTTCTATGTACATGAGGAGCAGCAGTGCTCGGTTGAGTATCTGGTGAAAAGGTGTGGGGTGGGCCTTGTGTATGCTCAAGGCTAA
- the LOC112164864 gene encoding 40S ribosomal protein S14 has translation MKGYGDESSPYAAMLAAQDVSMTCKELRITALHIKLWATGGNKTKTPGPGTQSALRALARSGMRIGRVEDVTPIPADNTSRKGGRRGRRL, from the exons ATGAAGGGGTATGGGGATGAGTCTTCCCCATACGCAGCTATGCTTGCAGCACAGGATGTTTCTATGACATGCAAG GAATTGCGTATTACTGCTCTTCATATTAAGTTGTGGGCAACGGGTGGCAACAAAACTAAGACACCTGGCCCTGGTACCCAGTCTGCACTCCGTGCTCTTGCTCGTTCTGGAATGAGAATTGGTCGTGTtg AGGATGTGACTCCAATTCCTGCCGATAACACCAGTAGAAAGGGTggtagaagaggaagaaggctgTGA